Proteins found in one Pseudoxanthomonas sp. SL93 genomic segment:
- a CDS encoding phosphoenolpyruvate carboxykinase (GTP), giving the protein MNAAVDVFKRNDFPGSSLHALNAWVAEVAALTQPDHIHWCDGSDAENALLTKQMLADGTLLPLNPETHPHSWLHRSSPSDVARVEHLTFVCTPQQEDAGPNNHWMAPAEAHAKMDALFAGCMRGRTLYVIPYCMGPIDSPLSRCGVEITDSPYVVANMRIMTRMGAPALARIEREGTFVKGLHSTGELDPDRRFIMHFPDELTIKSFGSGYGGNALLGKKCHALRIASHQARHEGWLAEHMLIVGIENPQGETHYIAAAFPSACGKTNLAMLIPPEGYRQAGWKVWTVGDDICWMRPGADGRLYAINPEAGFFGVAPGTSDSSNPNALATISHHTIFTNVAVTDDQEPWWEGLDKRTPALDWQGRPYDPANGPAAHPNSRFTVSARQCPSYSAKAEDPQGVPISAIVFGGRRASLVPLVFEARDWTHGVLVGAAMGSETTAAATGAVGVMRRDPMAMKPFCGYNFADYFAHWLSFGEASAKLPKIFHVNWFRKGGDGTFLWPGFGENLRVLEWMIQRVEGKADAVETPIGHLPRAEDLNLDGVALSDEAHELLFGFDRAGWQAEFASIGEYLEEFGARTPQALKDEQQRIAARLAG; this is encoded by the coding sequence ATGAACGCAGCGGTCGATGTTTTCAAACGCAACGATTTTCCGGGCAGTTCGCTGCACGCATTGAATGCCTGGGTTGCCGAGGTCGCCGCGCTCACCCAACCCGACCATATCCACTGGTGCGACGGCAGCGATGCCGAGAACGCGCTGCTGACCAAGCAGATGCTGGCCGACGGCACCCTGCTGCCGCTGAACCCCGAAACCCATCCGCATAGCTGGCTGCACCGCTCCAGCCCGAGCGACGTCGCACGCGTGGAGCACCTGACCTTCGTCTGCACCCCGCAGCAGGAAGACGCCGGTCCCAACAACCACTGGATGGCCCCGGCCGAGGCGCACGCGAAGATGGATGCGCTGTTCGCCGGCTGCATGCGCGGGCGCACGCTGTACGTGATCCCCTACTGCATGGGCCCGATCGATTCGCCGCTGTCGCGCTGCGGCGTGGAGATCACCGATTCGCCGTACGTGGTGGCCAACATGCGCATCATGACCCGCATGGGCGCGCCGGCGCTGGCGCGCATCGAGCGCGAAGGGACGTTCGTGAAGGGCCTGCACTCCACCGGCGAGCTGGATCCGGACCGCCGCTTCATCATGCATTTCCCGGACGAGCTGACCATCAAGAGCTTCGGCTCCGGCTACGGCGGCAACGCGCTGCTGGGCAAGAAGTGCCACGCGCTCCGCATCGCCTCGCACCAGGCGCGCCACGAAGGCTGGCTGGCCGAGCACATGCTGATCGTCGGCATCGAGAACCCGCAGGGCGAAACGCACTACATCGCCGCGGCGTTCCCGTCGGCGTGCGGCAAGACCAACCTGGCCATGCTGATTCCGCCGGAGGGCTACCGCCAGGCCGGCTGGAAGGTGTGGACGGTCGGCGACGACATCTGCTGGATGCGCCCCGGCGCCGACGGCCGCCTGTATGCGATCAACCCGGAAGCCGGCTTCTTCGGCGTGGCGCCGGGCACCTCGGACAGTTCCAACCCGAATGCGCTGGCCACCATCAGCCACCACACCATCTTCACCAATGTCGCCGTCACCGACGACCAGGAGCCGTGGTGGGAAGGCCTGGACAAGCGCACGCCGGCGCTGGACTGGCAGGGCCGTCCGTACGATCCGGCGAATGGCCCGGCCGCGCATCCCAATTCGCGGTTCACCGTGTCCGCGCGCCAGTGCCCCAGCTACTCGGCCAAGGCGGAAGACCCGCAGGGCGTGCCGATTTCCGCCATCGTCTTCGGCGGCCGCCGTGCCTCGCTGGTGCCGCTGGTGTTCGAAGCGCGCGACTGGACGCACGGCGTGCTGGTCGGCGCGGCGATGGGTTCCGAGACCACCGCCGCCGCGACCGGTGCGGTGGGCGTGATGCGTCGCGACCCGATGGCGATGAAGCCGTTCTGCGGCTACAACTTCGCCGACTACTTCGCCCACTGGCTGTCGTTCGGCGAGGCCAGCGCTAAGCTTCCCAAGATCTTCCACGTCAACTGGTTCCGCAAGGGCGGCGACGGCACGTTCCTGTGGCCCGGCTTCGGCGAGAACCTGCGCGTGCTGGAGTGGATGATCCAGCGCGTCGAGGGCAAGGCCGACGCGGTGGAAACGCCGATCGGCCACCTGCCGCGTGCGGAAGACCTCAACCTGGACGGCGTCGCGCTGAGCGACGAGGCCCATGAGCTGCTGTTCGGCTTCGACCGCGCCGGCTGGCAGGCCGAGTTCGCCAGCATCGGCGAGTACCTGGAGGAGTTCGGCGCCCGCACCCCGCAGGCGCTGAAGGACGAGCAGCAGCGCATCGCCGCCCGCCTGGCAGGCTGA
- a CDS encoding sigma-70 family RNA polymerase sigma factor → MLNAVIEPIADSVAPEAAAAQDTALARSAAGGDMRAFEALYRRHAGRVHGVIQRLVGAQGVRAEDLTQEAFVRAWQALPAFRFESAFSTWLHRLAVTTALMELRSRRSGPRFDDDEDALDDLGMADSAGHGTALSLDLERAVATLPPRARAVLVLYDVEGWKHEEIATELGMAVGSSKAQLHRARHLLRERLGGHA, encoded by the coding sequence ATGCTGAATGCCGTGATCGAACCCATCGCCGACAGCGTCGCCCCGGAGGCGGCCGCCGCCCAGGACACCGCGCTGGCCCGTTCGGCCGCGGGTGGCGACATGCGGGCCTTCGAGGCGCTGTACCGCCGCCATGCGGGCCGCGTGCATGGCGTCATCCAGCGGCTGGTGGGCGCGCAAGGCGTGCGGGCGGAAGACCTGACGCAGGAAGCGTTCGTGCGAGCCTGGCAGGCGTTGCCGGCGTTCCGCTTCGAAAGCGCCTTCTCCACCTGGCTGCACCGCCTGGCGGTGACCACCGCGCTGATGGAACTGCGCAGCCGTCGCAGCGGTCCGCGTTTCGACGATGACGAGGATGCGCTGGACGACCTGGGCATGGCAGACAGCGCGGGCCATGGCACGGCGCTGTCGCTGGACCTGGAGCGCGCCGTCGCCACGTTGCCGCCACGCGCGCGTGCCGTGCTGGTGCTGTACGACGTGGAAGGCTGGAAGCACGAGGAGATCGCCACCGAGCTGGGCATGGCGGTCGGAAGTTCGAAAGCACAGTTGCACCGTGCGCGGCACCTGCTGCGCGAGCGTTTAGGAGGACACGCATGA
- a CDS encoding DUF4097 family beta strand repeat-containing protein encodes MRTTFVFPLLLGSALLAPTALAQTAINETRPLDARGRVDISNLKGRIEVRGWERDEVKITGTLGKGVERLEVDGGGPHLSVEVRYPKSSGWGGNKTGPTDLVLMVPLRADLDIESVAADVDVNGVAPSELSIATVSGSVVAAAAPRKAGIETVSGSANLTLNSEDVDVQTVSGGIVLRGRLNGDISTETVSGRIEVTVTGEQVRDLSASTVSGTASVNTALAPGGEISMESVSGDLLLRLPKGVSAQVSGESFSGDLKATGVTIEKQRGPGSSFTTRYGSGSGRVTVETFSGSAEVRVE; translated from the coding sequence ATGCGTACCACCTTCGTTTTCCCGCTGCTGCTGGGCAGCGCACTGCTGGCGCCCACGGCGCTGGCGCAGACCGCCATCAACGAAACCCGGCCACTGGATGCCCGGGGCCGGGTGGACATCAGCAACCTCAAGGGCCGCATCGAAGTGCGCGGCTGGGAGCGCGACGAGGTCAAGATCACCGGCACGCTGGGCAAGGGCGTGGAGCGCCTGGAGGTGGACGGCGGCGGCCCGCACCTGAGCGTGGAAGTCCGCTACCCGAAGAGTAGCGGCTGGGGTGGCAACAAGACCGGACCGACCGACCTGGTGTTGATGGTGCCGCTGCGTGCCGACCTGGACATCGAGTCGGTGGCGGCCGATGTCGACGTCAACGGCGTCGCCCCGTCCGAACTGTCCATCGCCACCGTCAGCGGCAGCGTGGTGGCAGCTGCCGCACCGCGGAAGGCCGGCATCGAAACGGTCAGTGGCAGCGCCAACCTGACGTTGAACAGCGAGGACGTGGACGTGCAGACGGTCAGCGGCGGCATCGTGCTGCGCGGTCGGCTGAACGGCGACATCAGCACCGAGACCGTCTCCGGCCGCATCGAAGTCACCGTCACCGGCGAGCAGGTGCGCGACCTCAGCGCCAGCACCGTCAGCGGCACCGCCAGCGTCAACACCGCGCTGGCGCCCGGTGGCGAGATCAGCATGGAATCGGTCAGCGGCGACCTGCTGCTGCGCCTGCCGAAGGGCGTCTCCGCGCAGGTCAGCGGCGAGAGCTTCAGCGGCGACCTGAAGGCCACCGGCGTCACCATCGAGAAGCAGCGCGGACCCGGTTCCAGTTTCACCACCCGCTACGGCAGCGGCAGCGGCCGGGTGACGGTGGAGACGTTCTCGGGCAGTGCGGAAGTGCGGGTGGAGTAA
- a CDS encoding sulfotransferase, with protein sequence MSVSHPALSAVSPATLRQLDGQLTAGRVDEVIVACRDLLHGHPDHAPVLLLLSRALSRGGRHRQARDATLQAWATRPRDPAVLFETGRRLRYFNEYEAVATCYGMPDFTDRAPAQALTEAALSLSSIGLNEQALALLEKAISSTPKLAVAYYMRGNIRSFMGDFEAADADYERSLAEDPRLFQAAWMQSGLRTQTPESNHVERLVRQLQAATPGGKGEVYLEFALHKELHDLGRHDDAWRHLAAGCRKKRAQLTYRADAARHLFSRLKKVCTARFVSESASPVSMPVPIFVVGMHRSGTTLIERVLGGHSQVRDAGETYAFAEEMKLATNQANSLVLDAALVDAAAGVDYAKVAAGYAARARWLAQGKAFFTEKLPSNFLHAGFIAKALPDAKIIHLARNPMDTAFSNLRTLFSEAAPYSYDQAELADYIAESHRLMTWWQEVVGDRLLVVDYARLVADFDTEVRRIAAFCGLPFEPAMLDVGRGGGAVTTASAVQLRDGLRKDRGAAWLPYAEPLAPLRTALQAQHVLPDWLHRDHVHER encoded by the coding sequence ATGTCGGTATCGCACCCTGCCTTGTCCGCTGTTTCGCCTGCCACGCTGCGCCAGCTGGACGGACAACTGACTGCAGGGCGCGTCGACGAGGTGATCGTCGCCTGCAGGGACCTGCTGCACGGGCATCCCGATCATGCACCGGTCCTGTTGCTGCTTTCGCGCGCCCTTTCGCGTGGGGGACGGCATCGCCAGGCGCGTGACGCCACATTGCAGGCCTGGGCGACGCGGCCGCGGGACCCTGCCGTGCTGTTCGAGACCGGTCGGCGCCTGCGTTACTTCAACGAGTACGAAGCGGTGGCCACCTGTTATGGCATGCCCGACTTTACGGATCGCGCCCCCGCGCAGGCCCTGACAGAGGCCGCGTTGTCGCTCAGTTCCATCGGCTTGAACGAGCAGGCGCTGGCGCTGTTGGAAAAGGCGATCTCCTCTACCCCCAAGCTGGCCGTCGCGTACTACATGCGCGGCAACATCCGCTCGTTCATGGGGGACTTCGAGGCAGCCGATGCCGACTACGAGCGCAGTCTTGCCGAAGACCCGCGCCTGTTCCAGGCCGCCTGGATGCAGTCGGGCCTGAGGACGCAGACACCCGAGTCCAACCACGTCGAGCGACTGGTCAGGCAATTGCAGGCAGCTACGCCTGGCGGCAAGGGCGAGGTGTACCTGGAATTCGCGCTGCACAAGGAACTGCACGACCTGGGTCGGCACGATGACGCCTGGCGGCACCTGGCGGCGGGTTGCCGCAAGAAGCGTGCGCAGCTCACCTATCGTGCCGATGCCGCAAGGCACCTGTTCTCCCGGTTGAAGAAGGTCTGCACGGCGCGATTCGTCTCCGAATCCGCCTCACCTGTGTCGATGCCCGTGCCGATCTTCGTGGTGGGCATGCATCGCAGCGGCACCACGCTGATCGAGCGCGTACTGGGGGGCCATTCGCAGGTGCGGGATGCGGGCGAGACATATGCCTTCGCGGAAGAAATGAAGCTGGCCACCAACCAGGCCAACAGCCTGGTGCTCGACGCCGCGCTGGTGGATGCCGCCGCCGGGGTGGACTATGCCAAGGTGGCGGCGGGCTACGCAGCGCGCGCCAGATGGCTGGCCCAGGGCAAAGCGTTCTTCACCGAGAAGCTACCCAGCAATTTCCTGCATGCCGGATTCATCGCCAAGGCGTTGCCGGACGCGAAGATCATCCATCTCGCGCGCAATCCGATGGACACCGCATTCTCCAACCTGCGCACCCTGTTCTCCGAGGCGGCTCCGTATTCCTACGATCAAGCCGAACTGGCCGACTACATCGCCGAAAGCCACCGCTTGATGACGTGGTGGCAGGAAGTGGTGGGCGACCGTCTGCTGGTGGTGGACTACGCTCGCCTGGTCGCCGATTTCGACACCGAGGTGCGCCGCATCGCCGCCTTCTGCGGCCTGCCGTTCGAGCCCGCCATGCTGGATGTGGGTCGCGGTGGCGGTGCGGTCACTACGGCCAGCGCCGTGCAGTTGCGTGACGGCCTGCGCAAGGACCGTGGCGCGGCATGGCTGCCTTATGCCGAACCCTTGGCGCCCTTGCGCACGGCGCTGCAGGCCCAGCATGTCCTCCCCGATTGGCTGCATCGAGACCACGTACATGAGCGCTGA
- a CDS encoding 2OG-Fe(II) oxygenase gives MSADITGALPHHREVLVEGRRVRVFDGYLPNAAEYVAELAKMPFTRTEVARPETAGYKHWVSELRIEALLRQPIMALTHRAVKGFAAPGTAYRPYRAYTNVAGYGDMLFTHVDCLPGQGELTALWYLCDRWDLEWGGETMFFDAQGDAVCAVTPRPGRLVVFDGDIVHVGRPPNRICYVPRYTFAIKLERMAAA, from the coding sequence ATGAGCGCTGACATCACCGGAGCATTGCCCCACCATCGGGAAGTGCTGGTGGAAGGAAGGCGCGTCCGCGTCTTCGACGGTTACCTGCCCAATGCCGCGGAGTACGTGGCCGAACTGGCGAAGATGCCCTTTACCCGCACCGAAGTGGCACGTCCTGAGACAGCGGGGTACAAGCACTGGGTCAGTGAACTGCGCATCGAGGCGCTGTTGCGCCAACCCATCATGGCGCTCACCCACCGCGCGGTGAAGGGTTTCGCCGCGCCGGGCACGGCGTACCGTCCGTACCGCGCGTACACCAACGTCGCCGGCTACGGCGACATGCTGTTCACCCACGTGGACTGCCTGCCGGGACAGGGCGAACTGACCGCGCTCTGGTACCTGTGCGATCGCTGGGACCTGGAGTGGGGCGGCGAGACCATGTTCTTCGATGCGCAGGGTGATGCCGTATGCGCGGTGACTCCCAGGCCGGGACGTCTGGTCGTGTTCGACGGCGACATCGTGCATGTCGGGCGACCGCCCAACCGCATCTGCTATGTGCCGCGCTATACCTTCGCGATCAAGCTTGAGCGCATGGCCGCCGCGTGA
- a CDS encoding TIGR02466 family protein, with protein sequence MTTDNDPRQYAIYPAFAVPMAQDFFPEPDALNRDLKALLLAREAEGARHANPTPSLTQQKEVFESDFELFSWKEDCIQRLKQFCWASLWRTVQELNRYSPQDMQALQIYSHTWYHVTRRGGFTIAHTHPMASWSGVYCVSPGQSVPERPDSGALRFHNPHYYSNMFLDPGNLRPQAPYHHGTWNLLLQPGQLVLFPSWLSHDVLPFYGDDERITIAFNCWFGRKG encoded by the coding sequence ATGACCACCGACAACGACCCCCGTCAGTACGCGATCTATCCGGCGTTCGCCGTGCCCATGGCACAGGATTTCTTCCCCGAACCCGACGCACTGAACCGCGACCTGAAAGCGCTGCTGCTGGCGCGCGAAGCCGAGGGCGCACGGCATGCGAATCCCACCCCGTCGCTGACACAGCAGAAGGAAGTCTTCGAGAGCGATTTCGAACTGTTCTCATGGAAAGAGGACTGCATCCAGCGACTGAAGCAGTTCTGCTGGGCCTCGTTGTGGCGCACTGTGCAGGAACTCAATCGCTACAGCCCGCAGGACATGCAGGCACTGCAGATCTATTCGCACACCTGGTACCACGTTACCCGTCGCGGCGGTTTCACCATCGCGCACACCCATCCCATGGCGTCGTGGTCGGGCGTGTACTGCGTGTCGCCTGGGCAGAGCGTTCCCGAACGGCCCGATTCGGGCGCATTGCGTTTCCACAACCCGCATTACTACAGCAACATGTTCCTGGATCCGGGCAACCTGCGCCCGCAGGCCCCCTACCACCACGGCACCTGGAACCTGCTGCTGCAGCCGGGCCAGCTGGTGCTTTTCCCGTCATGGCTGTCGCACGACGTGCTGCCGTTCTACGGCGATGACGAACGCATCACCATCGCGTTCAACTGCTGGTTTGGACGGAAGGGCTGA
- a CDS encoding TonB-dependent receptor has translation MNCKTSKLRDAISLALVVSASATGAAFAQEATTLDKVEVTGSRIKRTDVETSQPVFSLSREDIQAQGLTSIGDVIQNLTANGSTLNATFNNGGNGETRVSLRNLGANRTLVLVNGRRWVAGTGLGGATDLNTIPTAAVERIEVLKDGASAIYGSDAIAGVVNVILRTDFDGAELNAYYGQFSQGDGSRESYDITIGSSGERFSAMFGAAYVKENPVMAGDREISAVPIFNTGSDFGSTTSPNGRFALCSGVFTSGACSVDQTRPNGVVGQFGYDEGQTPAQWRPWGAGVNDVYNFAPDNYLLTPQERKSIFGQASFDITDNVRFTATGTYNNRRSEQLLAAMPIVLGTGPGAGVQARTISISPNSVYNPFGQTVSRIQRRAVETGGRSFNQNVDTFGFVGALEGNFEIADRYFSWDVGYSYGRNDQNDTTNGLFNILALRNALGPSFIDGGGVARCGTAGAIIEGCVPLNLLGGVGSITPEMLAYSTFVAHDEFQYEMKQWFANVSGELFELPGGMLAFAAGLEHRTESGYDSPDALIASGNTTGNSRTPTSGQYSLDEAYLELSAPLLRDVFLARELELSVATRYSDYDTFGDTLNSKFGFKWKPFDQLLVRGSWAEGFRAPSISELYSGVADSFQQIADPCSTTFGGGYNGLTPDQRARCHGQGVPVGGYDQGNSQIRISVGGNPNLLPETSTSKTFGMVWSPTFLSGFDISLDWWNIEIEGAITAFSGQEILDDCIRNNNTQACGLYNRSGGGNIDTLLAAGLNLDVIEAEGYDLTVNYRLPETAWGSFSFSWDTTYYASYEENGDGNNQVGEYDDANTANNWRIRSNLLTRWEMGDWGATWAARFYSKQDENCQTMVDYGYADLCSDPDRYIDTPEGPVNAAQNRLGGATYHDASVYWKAPWNAKITLGVNNILDKDPPVSYSTFANSFDPQYDVPGRFMYLQYNQKF, from the coding sequence ATGAATTGCAAAACCAGCAAGCTTCGCGACGCGATTAGCCTCGCGCTCGTTGTAAGTGCCTCTGCCACCGGCGCCGCTTTCGCACAGGAAGCCACCACGCTGGACAAGGTGGAAGTCACCGGTTCGCGCATCAAGCGCACCGACGTTGAAACTTCCCAGCCGGTGTTCAGCCTGAGCCGTGAAGACATCCAGGCACAGGGCTTGACCTCCATTGGTGACGTCATCCAGAACCTGACGGCCAACGGCTCCACCCTCAACGCCACATTCAACAACGGCGGCAACGGCGAAACCCGCGTCAGCCTGCGCAACCTCGGCGCCAACCGCACCCTGGTGCTGGTGAATGGCCGTCGCTGGGTGGCCGGTACCGGTCTGGGCGGTGCGACCGACCTGAACACCATCCCGACCGCCGCGGTCGAGCGCATCGAAGTGCTGAAGGACGGCGCCTCGGCGATCTACGGCTCCGACGCCATCGCCGGTGTGGTCAACGTGATCCTGCGTACCGACTTCGACGGTGCCGAACTGAATGCCTACTACGGCCAGTTCAGCCAGGGCGACGGCTCGCGTGAGTCCTATGACATCACCATCGGCAGCAGCGGCGAGCGCTTCAGCGCGATGTTCGGTGCGGCCTACGTGAAGGAAAACCCGGTCATGGCCGGTGACCGCGAAATTTCCGCGGTGCCGATCTTCAACACCGGTTCGGATTTCGGCAGCACCACCAGCCCCAATGGCCGCTTCGCCCTCTGCTCGGGTGTCTTCACCTCCGGCGCCTGCTCCGTGGACCAGACCCGTCCCAACGGTGTCGTCGGCCAGTTCGGATACGACGAAGGCCAGACCCCGGCCCAGTGGCGCCCGTGGGGTGCCGGCGTCAACGACGTCTACAACTTCGCGCCGGACAACTACTTGCTGACGCCGCAGGAGCGCAAGTCGATCTTCGGCCAAGCTTCGTTCGACATCACCGACAACGTGCGCTTCACCGCCACCGGCACCTACAACAACCGTCGTTCGGAACAGCTGCTGGCTGCCATGCCGATCGTGCTGGGTACCGGCCCGGGCGCTGGCGTGCAGGCCCGTACCATCTCCATCAGCCCGAACAGCGTGTACAACCCGTTCGGCCAAACCGTGTCTCGCATCCAGCGCCGCGCGGTTGAAACCGGTGGCCGCAGCTTTAACCAGAATGTCGATACCTTCGGCTTCGTGGGCGCGTTGGAAGGCAACTTCGAAATCGCCGACCGTTACTTCTCGTGGGACGTGGGCTACAGCTACGGCCGCAACGACCAGAACGACACCACCAACGGCCTATTCAACATCCTGGCCCTGCGCAATGCCCTCGGTCCGTCGTTCATTGACGGCGGCGGCGTGGCCCGCTGCGGCACGGCCGGCGCGATCATCGAAGGCTGCGTCCCGCTGAACCTGCTGGGTGGCGTCGGCTCGATCACCCCGGAAATGCTGGCGTACTCCACCTTCGTCGCGCACGACGAATTCCAGTACGAGATGAAGCAGTGGTTCGCCAATGTGTCCGGCGAACTGTTCGAGCTGCCCGGCGGCATGCTGGCCTTCGCGGCCGGCCTGGAACACCGCACGGAATCGGGCTACGACTCCCCGGACGCCCTGATCGCTTCGGGCAACACCACGGGCAACTCGCGCACGCCGACCAGCGGCCAGTACTCGCTGGATGAAGCCTACCTGGAACTGTCGGCCCCGCTGCTGCGTGACGTGTTCCTGGCCCGCGAGCTGGAACTGAGCGTCGCCACCCGTTACTCCGACTACGACACCTTCGGCGACACGTTGAACAGCAAGTTCGGCTTCAAGTGGAAGCCGTTCGATCAGCTGTTGGTCCGTGGTAGCTGGGCGGAAGGCTTCCGCGCGCCGTCGATCTCCGAGCTGTACTCGGGCGTCGCTGATTCGTTCCAGCAGATCGCCGATCCCTGCTCCACCACCTTCGGTGGCGGCTACAACGGTTTGACCCCGGATCAGCGCGCCCGCTGCCATGGCCAGGGCGTGCCGGTCGGCGGCTACGACCAGGGTAACTCGCAGATCCGCATCAGCGTCGGCGGCAACCCGAACCTGCTGCCGGAAACCTCGACCAGCAAGACCTTCGGCATGGTGTGGAGCCCGACGTTCCTGAGCGGCTTCGACATCTCGCTGGACTGGTGGAACATCGAAATCGAAGGCGCCATCACGGCGTTCTCCGGCCAGGAAATCTTGGATGACTGCATCCGCAACAACAACACCCAGGCTTGCGGCCTGTACAACCGCAGCGGTGGCGGCAACATCGACACCCTGCTGGCGGCCGGCCTGAACCTGGATGTGATCGAGGCGGAAGGCTATGACCTGACGGTCAACTACCGTCTGCCGGAAACCGCGTGGGGCAGCTTCTCGTTCTCGTGGGATACCACGTACTACGCCAGCTACGAAGAGAACGGCGATGGCAACAACCAGGTTGGCGAATACGACGATGCCAACACCGCCAACAACTGGCGCATCCGTTCCAACCTGCTGACCCGTTGGGAAATGGGCGACTGGGGCGCTACCTGGGCCGCTCGCTTCTACTCCAAGCAGGACGAGAACTGCCAGACCATGGTGGACTACGGCTACGCCGACCTCTGCTCGGATCCGGACCGCTACATCGATACACCGGAAGGCCCGGTCAACGCTGCCCAGAACCGTTTGGGCGGTGCGACCTATCACGACGCCAGCGTGTACTGGAAGGCTCCGTGGAACGCCAAGATCACCCTGGGTGTGAACAACATCCTGGACAAGGATCCGCCGGTGTCCTACAGCACGTTCGCCAACAGCTTCGATCCGCAGTACGACGTGCCGGGTCGCTTCATGTACCTGCAGTACAACCAGAAGTTCTGA